Proteins co-encoded in one Rhodococcus sp. PAMC28707 genomic window:
- a CDS encoding ParB/RepB/Spo0J family partition protein, whose product MGQARKGGLGRGLAALIPTGPEAGPRLGSAAADVVIGTAADGKISRNAAEKAAREASAPTPTPPVRSSEEDLSPTGALYREIDPKLIQPNAKQPRSVFDEEALTELVHSIREFGLMQPIVVRPIADGRYELVMGERRWRASQEAGLESIPAIVRETNDDAMLRDALLENIHRVQLNPLEEAAAYQQLLEEFDVTHEELAAKIGRSRPVVTNMIRLLKLPIPVQRRVAAGVLSAGHARALLSLDAGSDAQESLAARIIAEGLSVRATEEAVTLANRNDNISPNPAPRRKPIQMPGLQDVANRLSDSFDTRVTVSLGKRKGKIVVEFGSVDDLERIVEMMESQKKK is encoded by the coding sequence ATGGGTCAAGCACGCAAGGGTGGACTGGGACGCGGTCTAGCTGCTCTCATCCCCACAGGGCCCGAGGCAGGTCCTCGGCTCGGGAGTGCCGCCGCGGATGTAGTGATCGGTACTGCGGCGGACGGAAAGATCAGCCGGAACGCGGCGGAAAAGGCAGCGCGTGAGGCATCAGCACCGACTCCGACGCCACCCGTTCGCAGTAGTGAAGAGGACCTCTCCCCCACCGGCGCGCTATACCGGGAGATCGATCCGAAGCTGATTCAACCCAACGCCAAGCAGCCGCGGTCGGTGTTCGACGAGGAAGCTTTGACCGAACTCGTCCACTCGATCCGCGAATTCGGGCTGATGCAGCCTATCGTCGTGCGACCGATTGCCGATGGTCGATACGAACTGGTGATGGGCGAACGCCGCTGGCGCGCGAGTCAAGAAGCGGGCCTCGAGTCGATTCCTGCCATCGTTCGTGAAACCAACGATGACGCGATGTTGCGTGATGCGTTGCTCGAGAATATCCATCGAGTTCAGCTCAATCCCCTCGAGGAGGCCGCCGCATATCAGCAGTTGCTCGAGGAATTCGATGTCACCCATGAAGAGTTAGCGGCGAAAATTGGTCGCTCGCGTCCTGTTGTGACCAACATGATTCGACTGTTGAAGCTGCCGATTCCCGTTCAGCGACGAGTTGCGGCCGGCGTGTTATCCGCCGGACACGCGCGCGCTCTCCTGTCGTTGGATGCAGGTTCGGATGCGCAGGAGTCTTTGGCTGCGCGAATTATTGCGGAGGGCCTGTCGGTTCGTGCAACAGAAGAAGCAGTTACGTTGGCGAATCGTAACGACAACATCAGTCCGAATCCCGCTCCTCGACGCAAGCCGATTCAAATGCCGGGCCTTCAGGACGTCGCTAACAGGCTCTCGGATTCCTTCGATACCCGTGTGACAGTGAGCTTGGGTAAGCGAAAAGGTAAAATCGTCGTCGAATTCGGCTCGGTCGACGACCTCGAAAGGATCGTCGAGATGATGGAAAGTCAGAAGAAAAAGTAG
- a CDS encoding murein biosynthesis integral membrane protein MurJ, with product MTGNIPYEGDVPRTRLPAAQVFRRTLEPSAAPWEREPAPRDPYREMRSYPAPPSPDGGPAPDNSVTQLIPRFRDEDYPPVVEPARTPGPAEPSAPKKQQSSLLAATGSIAIATLVSRITGFFKQIVMLGILGGAIASSFTSATILPNMISELVLGAVLSAIVVPVLVRAEMEDADGGASFVRRLFTIAFSMLAIVALIATISAPLLSRMLIDENAKVSSDLTTALSYLLLPAILFYGLSGLLTAILNTRQNFRPGAWAPVWNNLVVLGIFSLYFFVPGEISLDPVQISDPHVLILGLGVTAGVITQVVALIPALRREKVDLRPLWGIDARLKTFGGMAAAIILYVVISQAGLVFATRISAGADAAGPAIYSQAWILLQLPYGILGVTVLTAIMPRLSRNAADGDTPAVVDDLSVATRLTLVALVPIVVFLTFAGPWVGEALFGFGNFADDASRLGEAVSWSAFTLIPYALVLIHLRVFYAREQAWTPTWIILGITGVKIALSALAPMLASNDEQVVLILGVANGLGFVVGACIGGFLLHRSLGNLRMINIGKTIWMVLLASAAGGTAMLAIDRIADLGNVTDALGAVGAMLRVGICAVLMLSITFGILWFGRIPEVLAVTVAVSKLVRRFRGKSIETPDPTRTADLDATEHTAVVGSGRAWENSPQPLPYAGPRQTGTPYTSGQPAAPEPLRHATGRYVGQLGAETREGVRVTDDDMAGGPAESAVNGTQRNAGGVEVDDRAKNASGKLEPSKATTPTKMPSPFKKSSPTEEAEPSTEVEATEATTSEASAEKKIEPAKADSEETSTVGKVDSDAKNTTAAVKSSRGVAHDTAPAPVGSPALPPVGPGSEPARSLRGPKLIPGASVAGGRYRLLTPHGGSRGLKFWQAHDVKLDREVALTFVDADQQASSLSPDRPEGPQAILSRTLRLGRINSPGLARVLDVVRGSSGGIVVAEWTPGRSLREMADTVPSPTGAARAIKALAAAAEAAHRSGGALSIDHPDRVRISTSGNAVLAFPATLADADPGSDVRGLGAMLYALITARWPLADAIGKTPGSDSDSSPRAVGGMRPADRDESGNAIEPRRIRPDVPFEISAVAVRALEQNSGIRTAATVQHVLDQAAVINDKTDLMPALRLGQRAPGASGHSLADPAEIAAQQLRSKRTNIALVVLGALTVIVLGFAGYWLFTFLAGDSSDEPLTQQDFGLTTSATAPANPGAEDVAPPAAAAPTAIDSVEVFSPQGSADNAGSAGNAIDGNPSSTWTTDAYFQPFPSLKEGVGLLATLPSSQVLTSAFVNSPSPGTVVEIRSAPSDSASLSDTTVIGQATLGNGVTDIPLTVSEPTTHVLLWITGLGNDDGRNQSTIADFGFTAQP from the coding sequence ATGACCGGGAACATCCCGTACGAGGGGGACGTCCCACGCACGCGGCTGCCCGCAGCGCAGGTCTTCCGACGAACGCTGGAGCCGTCTGCGGCACCCTGGGAACGCGAGCCTGCTCCCCGTGATCCGTACCGGGAGATGCGGAGCTATCCAGCGCCGCCGTCCCCGGATGGTGGCCCTGCCCCGGACAATTCCGTCACGCAGTTGATTCCTCGGTTCCGCGACGAGGACTACCCACCTGTCGTAGAGCCGGCGCGCACTCCCGGTCCGGCCGAGCCGTCGGCCCCCAAAAAGCAACAGAGTTCCCTGCTGGCCGCGACGGGGTCCATCGCGATCGCCACGCTCGTCAGCCGCATCACCGGGTTCTTCAAGCAGATCGTCATGCTGGGGATTCTCGGCGGCGCGATCGCGAGTTCGTTCACCTCGGCGACGATCCTCCCGAACATGATCTCCGAACTGGTTCTCGGTGCCGTGCTCAGCGCCATCGTCGTTCCGGTCCTGGTCCGCGCAGAGATGGAGGATGCCGACGGCGGAGCGTCGTTCGTTCGACGGCTTTTCACCATCGCATTCTCGATGCTGGCTATCGTCGCGCTGATCGCCACCATCAGTGCCCCCCTGCTCAGCCGCATGTTGATCGACGAAAATGCCAAGGTCAGCAGTGATCTGACTACCGCGCTGTCGTACCTGCTGTTGCCCGCCATCCTGTTCTACGGACTCTCGGGCCTGCTGACCGCCATCCTGAACACCCGCCAAAATTTCCGACCCGGCGCATGGGCGCCGGTCTGGAACAACCTGGTAGTGCTGGGGATCTTCTCCCTCTACTTCTTCGTGCCGGGCGAGATCTCCCTCGATCCGGTGCAGATCAGTGACCCACACGTCCTCATCCTCGGGCTCGGTGTCACCGCCGGTGTGATCACGCAGGTCGTAGCGCTGATCCCGGCACTACGTCGAGAAAAGGTCGACCTTCGACCGCTGTGGGGAATCGACGCCCGGCTCAAGACCTTCGGCGGTATGGCTGCCGCGATCATCCTCTACGTCGTCATCAGCCAGGCGGGGCTCGTTTTCGCCACCAGGATTTCCGCCGGAGCAGACGCCGCAGGCCCGGCGATCTACTCCCAGGCCTGGATCCTGCTTCAACTTCCGTACGGCATCCTCGGCGTCACCGTTCTTACCGCCATCATGCCGCGGCTCAGTCGTAACGCAGCCGACGGAGACACTCCGGCCGTCGTGGACGACCTGTCGGTGGCTACCCGGTTGACACTGGTCGCGTTGGTGCCGATCGTAGTGTTCTTGACCTTCGCCGGTCCGTGGGTCGGCGAGGCACTGTTCGGCTTCGGGAACTTCGCCGACGATGCGAGTCGGCTCGGCGAAGCCGTCAGCTGGTCGGCGTTCACGCTGATCCCGTATGCCCTCGTCCTGATACATCTGCGCGTGTTCTACGCCAGGGAACAGGCATGGACTCCTACCTGGATCATCCTCGGAATCACGGGCGTGAAGATCGCGCTGTCGGCCTTGGCGCCGATGCTGGCCAGCAACGACGAGCAGGTGGTGCTGATCCTCGGCGTCGCCAACGGACTCGGATTCGTGGTCGGTGCATGCATCGGTGGCTTCCTGCTCCATCGCAGTCTCGGCAACCTGCGAATGATCAATATCGGCAAAACCATCTGGATGGTCCTGCTCGCATCGGCCGCAGGTGGCACCGCCATGCTGGCCATTGACCGGATCGCCGATCTCGGCAACGTCACCGACGCACTGGGAGCCGTCGGTGCAATGCTCCGAGTTGGCATCTGCGCCGTTCTGATGCTGTCGATAACCTTCGGGATCCTCTGGTTCGGCCGGATTCCCGAGGTTCTGGCAGTGACCGTCGCCGTCAGCAAACTGGTTCGACGTTTCCGTGGGAAGTCGATCGAGACCCCCGATCCGACGCGAACGGCCGACCTCGATGCGACCGAACACACAGCGGTCGTCGGCTCGGGGCGTGCATGGGAGAATTCTCCCCAACCACTCCCGTACGCTGGACCGCGGCAGACCGGGACCCCGTACACCTCGGGTCAGCCGGCGGCACCAGAGCCGCTGCGACATGCAACGGGACGATATGTAGGGCAACTCGGGGCAGAGACGCGTGAAGGAGTGAGAGTGACCGACGACGATATGGCTGGGGGGCCGGCCGAGTCCGCAGTGAACGGCACCCAGCGAAATGCCGGCGGTGTCGAGGTGGACGATCGCGCCAAAAACGCGTCGGGCAAGCTCGAACCATCCAAGGCCACCACGCCTACCAAGATGCCCTCACCGTTCAAGAAGTCGTCACCGACCGAGGAAGCGGAACCTTCCACAGAAGTCGAAGCAACCGAAGCCACGACGTCGGAAGCGTCTGCAGAGAAGAAGATCGAACCGGCCAAGGCCGACTCCGAGGAAACCTCGACGGTCGGCAAGGTCGATTCCGACGCCAAGAACACCACCGCCGCGGTGAAGTCGAGCCGTGGCGTCGCCCACGACACCGCTCCCGCTCCAGTCGGATCACCAGCGTTGCCACCCGTCGGACCGGGTTCCGAACCTGCACGGTCTCTGCGCGGCCCCAAGCTCATCCCAGGTGCGTCTGTTGCAGGCGGTCGCTACCGTCTGCTCACCCCGCACGGTGGATCACGTGGCCTCAAGTTCTGGCAGGCCCACGACGTCAAGTTGGATCGCGAAGTAGCGTTGACGTTCGTCGACGCCGACCAGCAAGCTTCCTCTCTCTCACCCGACCGTCCCGAGGGACCCCAGGCAATACTGTCCCGCACCCTAAGACTGGGGAGGATCAACTCCCCAGGTCTTGCGCGCGTTCTCGACGTCGTCCGGGGCAGCTCCGGCGGCATCGTCGTCGCCGAATGGACCCCGGGCCGATCGCTACGTGAAATGGCCGACACCGTTCCATCGCCGACCGGCGCGGCCCGGGCCATCAAGGCCCTCGCTGCCGCCGCCGAAGCAGCACATCGAAGCGGCGGAGCACTGTCGATCGACCATCCGGACCGCGTCCGGATCAGCACCAGCGGAAACGCAGTTCTCGCATTCCCGGCGACGTTGGCCGATGCAGACCCAGGTTCCGATGTTCGCGGTCTCGGCGCGATGCTGTACGCCCTGATCACTGCGCGTTGGCCTCTCGCCGACGCTATCGGAAAGACTCCCGGTTCGGATTCGGATTCATCGCCACGGGCGGTAGGCGGCATGCGTCCTGCGGACCGTGACGAGAGCGGCAATGCCATCGAGCCGCGTCGTATCCGACCCGACGTGCCCTTCGAGATCTCGGCAGTCGCCGTCCGTGCACTCGAGCAGAACAGTGGGATTCGTACGGCTGCGACCGTCCAGCACGTGCTGGATCAGGCTGCAGTCATCAACGACAAGACCGATCTGATGCCTGCACTGCGCCTCGGTCAGCGTGCACCGGGTGCCTCCGGCCACTCGCTGGCCGACCCCGCGGAAATAGCCGCTCAACAACTGCGGTCGAAGCGCACCAACATCGCGCTTGTCGTATTGGGCGCATTGACCGTCATCGTCCTCGGTTTCGCGGGTTACTGGCTCTTCACATTCCTCGCAGGTGACAGCTCCGACGAGCCGCTGACGCAGCAGGACTTCGGCCTCACCACCAGCGCGACCGCCCCTGCCAACCCTGGTGCCGAAGACGTAGCGCCGCCGGCGGCAGCTGCTCCGACGGCGATCGACTCGGTCGAGGTGTTCTCACCTCAGGGCAGTGCCGACAACGCCGGTTCAGCAGGCAATGCCATCGACGGCAACCCCAGCTCCACGTGGACCACGGACGCGTACTTCCAGCCCTTCCCATCACTCAAGGAAGGCGTAGGACTACTCGCGACCCTGCCGTCTTCGCAGGTCCTCACCAGTGCCTTCGTCAACTCGCCCTCTCCGGGTACCGTTGTCGAAATCCGTTCCGCCCCAAGCGATTCTGCAAGCCTCAGCGACACCACCGTCATCGGGCAGGCGACGCTCGGGAACGGCGTCACCGACATTCCACTGACCGTTTCCGAGCCCACGACGCATGTTCTGCTGTGGATCACCGGACTCGGGAACGACGATGGCCGCAACCAATCGACGATCGCGGATTTCGGCTTCACCGCGCAGCCCTGA
- the trxA gene encoding thioredoxin, translated as MSDDKKTVTITDASFVDDVLSSEKPVLVDFWATWCGPCKMVAPVLEEIAAEHSDKLTIAKLDIDANPQAARDFKVMSIPTLILFQGGKPIKQIVGAKGKAALLKDLEAVL; from the coding sequence ATGTCCGACGACAAGAAGACCGTCACCATCACGGATGCGTCGTTCGTCGACGACGTGCTCAGCAGCGAGAAGCCCGTTCTCGTCGACTTCTGGGCCACATGGTGCGGGCCTTGCAAGATGGTCGCCCCAGTACTCGAGGAGATCGCGGCCGAACACTCGGACAAGCTGACGATCGCGAAGCTCGACATCGACGCGAACCCGCAGGCAGCTCGTGACTTCAAGGTCATGTCGATTCCAACCCTGATCCTCTTCCAGGGCGGCAAGCCGATCAAGCAAATCGTCGGCGCCAAGGGTAAGGCAGCACTTCTCAAGGACCTCGAAGCGGTCCTGTGA
- the trxB gene encoding thioredoxin-disulfide reductase, translating to MTTPQVHDLIIVGSGPAGYTAGVYAARAELQPILFEGTQFGGALMTTTDVENFPGFREGIMGPDLMEQMREQAKRFGADIRTEDVEEMDLSGEIKTVSAGGETYQARAVILAMGAAARYLGIPGEEKLLGRGVSACATCDGFFFRDQDIAVIGGGDSAMEEATFLTRFARSVTIVHRRSEFRASRIMLERAKANEKIRFLTDTNVLEVLGDTSVTGVALENAITGEKTTLEVTGMFVAIGHDPRNELIKGQVDLDEAGYVKVASPSSTTSLPGVFAAGDLVDHVYQQAITAAGTGCTASIDAERWLAEQGDISSNTLEHADQPVDVVNA from the coding sequence ATGACAACCCCACAGGTTCACGATCTCATCATCGTCGGCTCGGGACCGGCCGGGTACACCGCCGGTGTATACGCAGCCAGGGCTGAACTCCAGCCGATTCTGTTCGAGGGAACTCAGTTCGGTGGCGCTTTGATGACCACCACGGACGTCGAGAACTTTCCAGGTTTCCGCGAAGGCATCATGGGACCAGACCTGATGGAGCAGATGCGCGAGCAGGCCAAGCGGTTCGGCGCGGACATTCGTACCGAAGACGTGGAAGAGATGGATCTCAGCGGCGAGATCAAAACCGTATCCGCCGGCGGCGAGACCTATCAGGCACGCGCGGTCATTCTGGCGATGGGCGCGGCTGCGCGATACCTCGGCATACCGGGTGAAGAAAAGCTGCTCGGACGCGGTGTCAGCGCCTGTGCCACCTGTGATGGATTCTTCTTCCGCGATCAGGACATTGCCGTCATCGGTGGCGGGGACTCGGCTATGGAAGAGGCGACCTTCCTCACTCGCTTCGCACGCAGCGTCACCATCGTCCATCGACGCAGCGAATTTCGTGCGTCGCGCATCATGCTCGAGCGCGCAAAGGCCAACGAAAAGATTCGCTTCCTCACCGACACCAACGTTCTCGAAGTCCTGGGCGACACCTCTGTCACCGGGGTGGCACTCGAAAACGCGATCACCGGAGAGAAGACCACGCTCGAGGTGACGGGAATGTTCGTCGCTATCGGTCATGATCCGCGCAACGAGCTGATCAAGGGCCAGGTCGACCTCGACGAAGCAGGCTACGTCAAGGTCGCCTCGCCATCCTCGACTACGTCACTACCCGGAGTGTTCGCCGCCGGCGACCTGGTCGATCACGTCTACCAGCAGGCAATCACCGCGGCCGGAACCGGCTGCACTGCCTCCATCGACGCCGAGCGCTGGCTAGCCGAGCAGGGCGATATTTCCTCCAACACGCTCGAGCACGCCGATCAGCCGGTAGACGTCGTCAACGCCTGA
- a CDS encoding ParA family protein has translation MSGGFDPAVSRETSTANNDGQPASKPRGGSGFDAFSGISANDTPIGAAAQRASQVLHPKSVTLPKLAHRRMLTIANQKGGVGKTTTAVNLAAALALQGLTVLVVDLDPQGNASTALGVEHHSGVPSSYEVLIGEVTAREAIQQSPHSERLFCIPATIDLAGAEIELVSMVAREGRLKTALMDLADIDADFVLIDCPPSLGLLTVNAMVAATEVLIPIQCEYYALEGVGQLLRNIELVQAHLNPQLHVSTVILTMYDGRTKLADQVAEEVRKHFGDAVLRAVIPRSVKVSEAPGYGMTVLDYDPGSRGAMSYLDAGRELAARSSFATTDGTQEQ, from the coding sequence ATGTCGGGTGGATTTGATCCCGCTGTTTCACGTGAAACAAGTACCGCGAATAACGATGGACAACCGGCCTCCAAGCCGAGGGGTGGATCTGGGTTCGACGCATTCAGCGGCATCTCCGCCAATGACACCCCGATTGGTGCTGCCGCGCAGCGGGCAAGCCAGGTTCTACATCCCAAAAGCGTGACCTTGCCGAAGCTTGCGCATCGCCGAATGCTGACGATCGCAAATCAGAAGGGTGGGGTCGGAAAAACGACGACAGCCGTGAACCTCGCGGCTGCTTTGGCACTCCAGGGCCTCACCGTCCTGGTAGTCGATCTGGACCCTCAAGGCAACGCCAGCACCGCTTTGGGTGTCGAGCATCACTCGGGTGTGCCCTCGAGCTACGAGGTGCTCATAGGCGAAGTGACCGCCCGAGAGGCGATCCAGCAGAGTCCACATAGCGAGCGTCTGTTCTGCATTCCGGCCACGATCGACCTTGCTGGCGCCGAGATCGAACTGGTGTCCATGGTCGCCCGCGAAGGACGCCTGAAGACAGCGCTGATGGATCTCGCGGACATCGACGCAGACTTCGTGTTGATCGATTGCCCTCCGTCGCTCGGACTGCTCACGGTCAATGCCATGGTTGCCGCAACCGAGGTTCTGATCCCGATTCAGTGCGAGTACTACGCCCTCGAGGGCGTAGGCCAGCTCCTGCGAAACATAGAACTGGTGCAGGCCCATCTCAATCCCCAACTGCACGTTTCGACCGTCATCCTCACGATGTACGACGGCAGAACAAAGCTCGCGGACCAGGTTGCGGAGGAAGTACGAAAGCACTTCGGCGACGCAGTGCTGCGTGCGGTGATTCCGCGCAGCGTCAAGGTCTCGGAGGCACCCGGTTACGGAATGACGGTCTTGGATTACGACCCAGGTTCCCGTGGTGCGATGAGCTATTTGGATGCTGGTCGTGAACTCGCAGCACGGTCGTCCTTTGCGACGACCGATGGAACTCAGGAGCAATAG
- a CDS encoding N-acetylmuramoyl-L-alanine amidase has protein sequence MHRLSHGDSGPAVAEVRSTLVSLGFLVEETDRSSPNDPTHWTPPASDFDESLGGAVRAFQQYRGLLVDGVVGPATYRSLKEASYRLGARTLIYQLSAPLYGDDIATLQTRLQDLGFYSERVDGYFGPKTHEGLSSFQREIGLSPDGICGPATLRSLELLGTRVTGGSPHAISEQELVRAAGPQLTGKRIVIDPDLGGADTGRIVQGMFGRISEAEILWDVASRLEGRMAATGMETFLSRARGTNPSVAERAETSNGFNADLMISLRCASSTSPAANGVASFHFGNSHGSASLIGQILTGYIQREIVARTPLLDCRSHGRTWDLLRLTNMPTVQVDMGYLTNTSDVDVLSDPRSRDIIAEAILISVKRLYLLGQDDQPTGTFTFAELLAEELAAADRS, from the coding sequence ATGCACCGACTCAGTCACGGCGATTCTGGACCCGCCGTCGCGGAGGTTCGGAGCACGCTTGTCTCCCTCGGATTTCTGGTGGAGGAAACAGATCGATCCTCTCCGAACGATCCGACGCACTGGACTCCACCCGCATCCGACTTCGATGAATCCCTGGGTGGCGCCGTTCGCGCCTTTCAGCAATATCGAGGCCTGCTGGTCGACGGTGTCGTAGGACCAGCCACCTACCGATCTCTGAAGGAAGCGTCGTACCGGCTCGGAGCTCGGACTCTCATCTATCAGCTCTCGGCTCCTCTGTACGGAGACGATATTGCGACCCTCCAGACTCGACTGCAGGATTTGGGTTTCTACAGCGAGCGTGTCGACGGATACTTCGGGCCTAAAACTCACGAAGGGCTCTCCTCTTTCCAACGGGAAATCGGTCTGTCCCCGGATGGCATTTGCGGTCCTGCAACGCTACGTTCGCTCGAACTACTCGGAACGCGTGTCACCGGCGGATCACCACACGCCATCAGTGAACAAGAACTCGTCCGAGCGGCCGGCCCACAATTGACTGGCAAGCGCATCGTGATCGACCCCGATCTCGGCGGTGCCGATACAGGGCGCATAGTCCAGGGTATGTTCGGCCGAATATCCGAAGCAGAAATTCTTTGGGATGTTGCCAGTCGCCTCGAGGGTCGAATGGCCGCCACCGGGATGGAGACGTTTCTGTCCCGTGCACGTGGAACCAATCCAAGTGTTGCCGAGCGTGCCGAGACGTCCAATGGCTTCAACGCGGACCTGATGATTTCACTTCGCTGTGCCTCGAGCACGAGTCCAGCGGCGAACGGAGTGGCAAGTTTCCATTTCGGCAACTCACACGGTTCGGCGTCATTGATCGGCCAGATCCTCACCGGCTACATACAGCGCGAAATCGTCGCCCGTACTCCGCTACTCGATTGCCGCAGCCATGGGCGAACTTGGGATCTGTTGCGGCTTACCAACATGCCGACGGTGCAAGTCGACATGGGTTATCTGACAAACACTTCCGACGTCGATGTTCTCAGTGATCCCCGATCCCGGGATATCATTGCCGAGGCAATTCTCATCTCGGTGAAGCGCCTGTACTTGTTGGGTCAAGACGATCAGCCCACCGGAACATTCACCTTCGCTGAGCTCCTCGCCGAGGAGCTCGCTGCCGCAGATCGGAGCTGA
- a CDS encoding GNAT family N-acetyltransferase translates to MSTLVTGVTLDSFDQLPKHTRRCRFWVLDPARTRADGESLDLEFENEAWLSMVMLEWGSCGQMLSVGSETVGCALYAPPGAVPRSTTFPTSPVSADAVLLTTLRIESDVDREGHSASLIQAVVADLVNRGVRALEAFGIRRTAEDEVIGPRATMSLTCSDTECMIDADFLEQAGFEVVAPHHRYPRLRLELHRDHGWKEDVESALERLLIAASLTAVEIEHKETVGVR, encoded by the coding sequence GTGTCGACGCTCGTCACTGGAGTCACATTGGACTCCTTCGATCAACTACCGAAGCACACGCGGCGGTGTCGTTTCTGGGTGCTCGATCCAGCTAGGACCCGAGCCGACGGTGAGTCACTCGATTTGGAGTTCGAGAACGAGGCGTGGCTTTCGATGGTCATGCTCGAGTGGGGATCCTGCGGACAGATGCTGTCGGTCGGATCGGAGACCGTGGGATGCGCGTTGTATGCGCCCCCCGGCGCCGTACCTCGGTCCACCACTTTTCCGACGTCACCTGTCAGTGCCGATGCCGTGTTGCTGACAACGTTGAGAATCGAATCGGATGTCGATCGGGAGGGACACTCGGCTTCGTTGATTCAGGCGGTAGTCGCCGATCTCGTCAATCGTGGCGTCCGTGCGCTCGAGGCATTCGGGATTCGTCGAACCGCGGAGGACGAGGTGATCGGTCCGCGGGCAACGATGTCGTTGACGTGTTCGGACACGGAATGCATGATCGACGCGGACTTCTTGGAGCAGGCCGGATTCGAAGTGGTTGCACCACATCATCGATACCCGCGACTTCGACTCGAATTGCACCGCGATCATGGATGGAAGGAAGACGTCGAGTCGGCCCTCGAGAGATTGCTTATTGCGGCCAGTTTGACCGCGGTCGAGATCGAGCACAAGGAAACCGTCGGAGTCAGATGA
- the rsmG gene encoding 16S rRNA (guanine(527)-N(7))-methyltransferase RsmG produces MFHVEPETLDDDQLMATAERVFGPRLNLAQQYYESLATAGVERGLIGPREVPRLWERHLLNCAVVGELIDEGERVVDVGSGAGLPGIPLAIARPDLHITLIEPLLRRTVYLAEFIEKHELNVLVVRGRAEQPGVKKEAGGADVVTSRAVAPLEKLAKWSLPLIHERGRMLALKGTSAEEEIERDRASLTRMGAGKLEVVKCGVDILPTPTIVIRAERAPRRSLRT; encoded by the coding sequence ATGTTTCACGTGGAACCAGAAACGTTGGATGACGATCAGTTGATGGCAACCGCAGAACGCGTGTTTGGTCCGCGCCTGAATTTGGCTCAGCAATACTACGAATCCCTTGCAACTGCGGGAGTTGAGCGTGGGCTGATAGGTCCGCGCGAGGTTCCTCGGTTGTGGGAGCGACACTTGCTCAATTGCGCGGTTGTCGGTGAGTTGATCGACGAGGGTGAGCGCGTCGTGGATGTCGGGAGCGGAGCTGGATTGCCGGGAATACCTCTGGCGATTGCTCGCCCGGATCTGCATATCACTCTCATCGAGCCACTTCTTCGTCGAACTGTGTACTTGGCCGAGTTCATCGAGAAGCACGAGCTGAACGTTCTTGTGGTGCGAGGACGCGCAGAACAGCCCGGAGTGAAGAAAGAGGCCGGAGGAGCTGACGTCGTCACCTCGAGAGCTGTTGCCCCTCTGGAGAAGCTCGCTAAATGGTCGCTGCCGCTCATTCACGAGCGTGGTCGGATGCTTGCGTTGAAGGGAACGAGCGCCGAAGAAGAGATAGAACGCGATCGGGCTTCCCTTACTCGCATGGGTGCTGGCAAGCTAGAGGTTGTGAAGTGTGGAGTCGACATATTGCCGACACCGACGATTGTAATTCGAGCCGAGAGAGCCCCTCGGCGTTCCCTCCGCACATGA
- the sigM gene encoding RNA polymerase sigma factor SigM, whose amino-acid sequence MGDLHRDWTVGGLLGGRSDVELLSAHVAGEADAFTLLVHRHHEHLWMTARRTSYTNEDAADALQEALLSAHRTAATFRADAAVRSWLHKIVVNACLDRIRRNRSRPTVSLTNEDDIEPVDGRDQMSAVETSMEVHRALMSLPPEQRSAVVAVDMEGYSVADAARMLGVPTGTIKSRCARGRLKLVIQLEYLRYEGNR is encoded by the coding sequence ATGGGGGATTTACATAGGGACTGGACTGTCGGGGGTCTGCTCGGCGGACGCTCCGACGTCGAATTGTTGAGTGCGCACGTTGCCGGGGAGGCCGATGCGTTCACCTTGCTGGTACACCGACACCACGAGCACCTTTGGATGACCGCACGCCGAACCAGCTATACCAACGAGGACGCTGCCGACGCACTGCAAGAAGCACTCCTGTCAGCCCACCGCACCGCCGCCACCTTCCGGGCCGATGCTGCTGTTCGCAGTTGGCTACACAAGATCGTTGTCAACGCGTGCCTCGACCGCATTCGACGTAACCGTTCGAGACCGACCGTGTCGCTTACCAACGAGGACGACATCGAACCGGTCGACGGTCGGGATCAGATGTCTGCCGTCGAGACCTCCATGGAGGTCCACAGGGCTCTCATGTCGTTGCCACCCGAACAACGATCCGCCGTCGTGGCGGTGGACATGGAGGGTTACTCGGTTGCAGATGCTGCCCGCATGCTCGGTGTACCCACCGGCACGATCAAGAGCCGATGTGCCCGTGGACGGTTGAAACTAGTAATACAACTCGAGTATTTGCGGTACGAAGGGAACCGTTAG